catccttccttttgagattgtgggctcctcgaaggactccctgcttgacgcacaggcgtgcaagctgttgaacctcgttcaaagagttcactgtctctctcctgatgacacgcctgccttctaggacgctgacttcagggcgcaactcgacgctatcatcgaccagcaccgcgacgtcttcgaaggcatgggcacgctcccatatacttacaagatcctactcaaacagaacgccacgcctgtggtgcatgcacctcgcagagtcccagcacccctcaaggaccgcctcaagcagcagctacaggacctccaagaccaaggagtgatctcaagagttacggaaccaaccgactgggtcagttccatggtgtgcataaaaaagccttccggcgagctgagaatttgcattgatcccaaggatctgaatcgcaatttaTCATGAGGGAgccttatccaattcccaagcgcgaagagatcacatgagagatggctcgcgccaagctcttcaccaaacttgacgcctcgaaaggattctggcaaatccagctcgacaaatccagcaggaaactgtgtacctttaataccccctttggcagatattgttacaacaggatgccgtttgggatcatatcgacttcagaagtgttccacaggatcatggaacaaatgatggaaggcattgaaggtgttcgcgtctatgtcgacgacataatgatttggtccaccaccccgcaggagcatgtcagtcgcctcctgcgcgtgttcaaacgcatacgggagcagggcctatgcctcaacagagcccaATGCTCCTTTGATCAGACAGAacacaagttcctaggggaccacatctcccagttgggtgtgcggccggatgcggacaaggtgcctgctatcacagccatgaaaacgccagaggacaagaaggtggtcctccgatttctgggcatggtcaacttcctagggaagttcatccctaacctgtcctctcataccacggctctcgggaacctggtcaggaagacgacagacttccaatggcttcctgcccacgagcgcgaatggagagaacccaaaaccaaactcaccacggccccggtcttagccttttttgatccaacaaaagagacaaaaatttcgaccgatgccagccaatctggaatTGGGGcaatgctcctgcaacgcgatgaggcctcatcatgggcccccattgcatatgcatcacgcgccatgatccccacggaacagcgctacccgcagatagaaaaggagtgcctgggtcttctgaccggtgtcgtcaagtttcatgattatgtgtacggccttccccatttcaccgtcgagaccgaccatcgcccgctggtcaatataatacaaaaagacttgaacgacatgacgcctcacctccagcgtattctgctcaagctccggcgatacgacttccagcttgtATACACCCCGAGCAAAGACCTAATCGTAGCCGACGCTTTCTCcaaggcagtcaacactccgtgtgacccagcgggattcgtctgccaggttgatgcccatgtggccttcgtggcctccaatctacctgccacggatgaacgcctctccaaattcgccgcgagacagtggctgaccctttgctacagcgtgtcatgcgcctcctaacagacgggtggctcaggggccaatgcccgcaattctacaacatcagagatgatctggcggtagttgatggtgttctcctgaaactggaccgcattgtcatcccgcacagcatgcgccagctcaccttggaacagctacacgagggccatcttggcgtggagaagtgccgccgacaggcccgagaggcagtgtactggcccggcatcaatgaccacatcgccaacacagtgctcagctgccccacttgtcagcgcttccagccggcccaaacaTGTGGGACccaacagccccatgagttggtcacgtccccttggtccaagttcggcattgacctgttccatgcgctgggcagggactatgtcctgattgtagactacttttcaaactacccggaggtggtacgtttacatgacatcacattgtctgcagtcatccgtgcctgtaaggacacctttgctcgacacggcatcccactcactgtgatgtcggacaatggcccctgcttcacaagccaggaatggtccaactttgccaggaggtacaactttgtgcatgtgacttccagtcccctgtacccccaatccaacggcaaagcggagaagagcGTCCACATAGTcagacggctcctctgcaaggctgccgatgctgggtccgatttctacctcgccctgctggcctatcgctcggccccactgtccactggcctgtcgccagcccagctgctcatgggtcgcaccctgaggacgacagtgccgtccattcatgtcccagacctcgaccacgttccggtccttcgacgaatgcaactgtctcgtgcataacacaaggcggctcatgactcccgtgcagctgatctccctgatctggctccaggtgacaacgtccgcatccatcttctggatggtggcttgtctgcaactgctgtggttcttcggcaggtggctccgcgttcgttcctggttcgtctaccggatggctccattctgcgccgcaatcgccgtgaacttcgtctcgttccgcactcgctacgtgatcctccaccattaccacgccctcctgttgaccctgacctggactatgcagagattctggtcactctgcatcctcctcactctgacgcagtccagcccactcctcagccggcggctcccgaccctcccttgaggcagtcaaccagaattcatcgcttacctcagagacttaatttgtgaactatgtggacttatggactttctgatttgttctgttcttccgtttaatcgttcaagtggtttgtatatagtgttcatctcgttgttCTTGTGACAgactttttttctgcaccaggcaccttcccatgtaaatagcttagtttttatgtacatagtcctgtaaatatttcacacatatgtagtcaggaacattcactatacactatttattgccacgtaggtacattttttataaaaggggggatgtcataatatacaccagtatatcatggtgcagacacacactgatggacacacagtgggaccaatcaacatacacaacaccgcagccaatcaccagtgagagcgcacgcactataaacacagggagcatcagagttcccgctcattcgagttgcagatagctaggaggacagagctcacagcctgcaacccagacattcaccatgtgctgagtgcatcgactggttaggacaatgcagaggtctttagttaaagctagtatcgtatttacccacagtctaagtatgtttaaacagttaatgattcaataaaatagtgttgcactatttcaagtgttggtgacctgtatgtgatccagaacacccaacacatcagccacatGTCCAGATTCTGCTCTACCTCTGTGACCCTGCAAATGGAAGCTGCTCTCACTCAGGAGGATGCTTCCTGCCTCTCGCCGCTCATGTCCCAAACCCTCATTcacagagaagcagtgagtgggagggtcggtGGCGACCAGAAGGATTGGGGAGTGGGGCAGTCGGCTAGCAGGAGGGTTGGGAAGCATGACTGCTGACTAACTAAAGGGGCAGGGAGTGGGAGAGTTGCCAAGCAGGAGCTAAGTAAAACAAGTTAACAattattttatattttaaaatttatttaattTTAAAAGTTTTTTTGCTTATGAATATAGTGATTTAGCAACGTAAAGTATTTCAATTTACAGGGTATAATATTTTATTTTGTTTCTGATGGGAACACAACCTAACTAAAGCTGGTTTTAATGGGGAAATTATTGTTGCTTCAATTAAAGTTGCACATTTCAGGAACACAACCATAACCTTAAGTGAGGAATAACTGTCTTAGATATGGGGAGACTGTTCCCATTGTTGGAAGAATCGCGAACTGGGGGCATGGATTTAAAGTAAGTAAGTAAAATTGCCATAGTTCCAGATATCaacaggctgctttcccccttgagAGGGAGAGctcactggtgatgatttaacctgaggatcaccgcacctcaggcgaggagcaggtTGAGATGGCCATGAATAAcgacatgaataacctcagccggtacgggaattgaacccacgctattggtgtcactctgtatcacaaaccagctgtccaaccaactgaggtttaaggtaattggtaaaagaagcaatgaTGACAAGAGAAAACACTTCTTCATGCGGCAAGgatctggaatcatagaatttacagtgcagaaggaggccattcggcccatcgcgtctgcaccagctcttggaaagagcaccctacgtcagcccacgcctccatctccacccgatccccataacccagtaaccccacctaaccttttggacaccaagggcaatttatcatggcctagccacctaacctgcacatctttgaaccgtggaggaaaatcggagcacccgggggaaacccacacagacacggggagaacgtgcagactccgcacagacagtgacccaagccgggaatcgaacctgggaccctggagctgtgaaacaactgtgctactgtgctgccccatcatgcactgcctgagaatgtggtggagtcaGGTTAAATGGAGGCTTTCAAAAGGGCGTTGGATCATCATCTGAAAAAGGAAATTGTCATAACCCGCCGCAcgggacttacggggtgggaatgattgtcttccccgtGTCCCTTACGGAGTACGAGCTCTCTTGTTAAGAGAGGTGGGGGAATCCAATCTAGATTGTATACAAGGTCGGCCTGTTCGGCAATGACCACCAAAGACTCTATTAGGAGCTGTGTATTatagccttgtaaataaacctaCATTTCTTTGATACAACTCGATGTGGACTCTCAGTGACTTCATAAAACTGTCGATGAGGGTGAGATTAGTTAATTATTGTGGGAACTTTGTCCTGAACCTCGCGGCCATACTTGCTCCTTTGCATCTGCTCTTTAAGAAACACCAGGCCTGGGTGTGGAGTGCTGCCCAGGAAGCAGCTTTTCTGTGTATCAAAAGACGATTGTCATCCTCAGAGCTGCTAACTGACTATGATCCAGCCTAACCTTTGACCATCACGTGTCATGTGTCGCCTTATGGAATTAGGGCTGTCCTGGTCAATTGGATAGCAGATAGTCGGGAGCAACCGTTCATTTTGCCTCCCGTGCAGAATGGAAATACGTGCTGATTGACAAGGAGGGTCAAGCAGTGGTCGTTGAGGTGAATACGTCATCAATACGCCGTTTCTTCGTTGTTAAGGACCATAAACGCTTGCTAAGTCTTTTCTGTAAGGACAAGGCCATCCTGCCCATTACCTCTGCATGAATCTTGCGCTGGGCCCTGTTGGTGGTTGCTTACAAGTATACGTTCAAGCATCTGACGTAATGAGCCAACTACCCTTGCCGGTTAATGCTGTGGCCCCAAATCCCCTCCAGTTGGACAAAGTAGTTGCCGCCTTGTGTTTCATGGACTCCCTGCCGGTTACTACATCACATGTCTGCAACTGGATGCAGGCAGACCCCATTTTTGCCAAGGTGTGGCATCTAGTGCGATATGGTGGCCAGCATCGGCAGCTGCAGAGCGGGTTACGGTTCTTCTCCTCAAAGTTATCTGAACTGAGTGTGCGAGATGTTGTTGCACTGTGGGGCACATGGGTTGTTATCCCAGTGAAGGGTCGAAAGTTCGTCTTGAAAAACCTTGACAATGAGCACCCAGGAGTGTCACAGAAAATGGTGCTTTGCTCACATGTGAGGAGCTCTCGACTTTCCTGAAGACCAATGTGATTCGACATGTGCATACTGCCCCATATCACCCGGCATCGAACAGGTTGGCAGAGTGTGCCACGCAGACATTTGAACGGGGGCTCCGGTAGCAGACTTTGGGTTCGATGGATACAAGACTGGCTCATTTCCTCTTCTCCTATCAAACCATGGCACACTGGTGACTGGGGTTTCCCTGGCTGAGATGCTCATGTTCCGATGTCTTCATACCTGCCTTGGCTTGCTATTTCCCGATATCGGAGCGAAGCTGCGCCGTAAACAGAAGCCGAAAGGGTGTTGCCCTCTTTAATGTTGGCCAGACGAGCAATTTGCACCTAATACCACAATATTCGTCCACAGCTTCCCTGACAGCGCTCGCTGGCTCTCGGGGACTGCCTTCCGTCGGGTGGGGCCTATCTTCTATCAGGTTCAAGTATTCGGCCAACTGATGTAAAggtacctggatcaccttccatctCGGAGACCCCTCCTTCATAAGGTTCCTAATGTGCGACCGGTCCTGGATCGTCCCGATCCGACACTGGACCAGCTCATTGTGGCACCCCAAGGATGTCTCGATGCCAACATGTGGGACATCAGCTCTTCAGATACCAACATGGAAACACAGGTTTCTGACGTTTCTGATGTGGATTCCACTGTGCAGCTGCCTCCAGCCGAACGTCCGCCCCGGCGTTCCTGTAAGAAGCGGCATTCTCCTTCGCGGTATACGCCACTGGACCCGGCTCCTCGGGTACATGAATGGGAATGATTGTCTCCCTGTCCCTTGCTGAGTACAAGCTCCCTCGTTAAGGGGGCGGGGGAAACTCAATCTAGATTGTATATACATTCGGCCAGTTCAGCACCAACCCCGGGAACTACCAGGAGCTTTGTAAATAAACCTACATTTCTTTGATACAACTCATTGTGGACTCTCTGTGActtggcagcacgatagcacagtggttagcactgttgcttcacagctccagggtcccagtttcgattcccagcttgggtcactgtctgtatggagtctgctcattctccccatgtgcatgggtttcctcccagtgctccggtttcctcccacagtccaaagatgtgcaggtcaggtggattggccacgctaaattgcccttagtgtccaaaaaggttactgtggggttactgggttacagggagggtggaggtgtgggcataggtagggtactctttccaaggtctggtacacacgatgggccgaatggcctccttctgcactgtaaattcaatgattctataactTAATAATATTACAGGGCTAAGGGGCCAGGGTGGAGGAGTTGCTCCaacagagggccagtacagacaaGGCAGCCCGAATGGCCCCATTCTGTGATTCAAAAACCGTTAACACTGTTCAGGCAGTTCTTCTGAAGTCAATAGAGAGAGGAGACGATTTGGACGCAGTGTGCGCGACCTTCCgacgcggacatttaaaaagcaacTGGGATAAGAAAAAACCACGAGAGGAGATGCTTGCAAAGAAAGGTCTTTATTCCCTTAAAAAAGTGAGAGGGAGGACTGACATCCTGAATCGGTGGTGGAGCCCCCTCTCCCCACGGCTGGAgcatcccagccccctccccccagctggggtatcccagccaactcccccccccaccgcccactgGCGGATCCGGGCCCTCCCCCCGCTGGCGTCACTCACGCGGCTTGTGGACATTTATTTTGATCTTCGCTTCCCCGCTCCAGCAGAGAGTGCTGAAAGCCCACAGCGTCCGGAGCGAGACAGCGGCGAGAGCCCCAGCCCGGGACAGAGCCCCAGCCCCAGCCAGAGCCCCGGGACCCCCGGCCAGCGCCCCAGCCCGGGACAGAGCCCCAGCCCCGGACCCCCGGTCAGAGCCCCAGCCCCGGACCGCGGTCAGAGCCCCAGCCCCGGACCCCCGGTCAGAGCCCCAGCCCGGGACCCCCGGCCAGAGCCCCGGACCCCGGGCAGAACCCCAGCCCGGGACCCCCGGGCAGACCCCCAGCCCCGGCCAGAGCCCCAGCCCGGACCCCCCGCCCGGGACCCCCGGCCACCAGAGAGTAAAGAGCGTTCAGCATGTCAGGGGGCAGCGGGGCGGCGGGAGAGCAGCTGCCAGCCCCGCTGGGCAGCAGTGAGTAGGGGCGGCGATGATCGGTTtggcgggggggtcagtgtgagaggggatggACGGGGCAGAGAGCTGCGATCCGTACCGGTGTCCCGCCCGCCGGACCCAGTGGGTGGTCAGCGCCCTGGCTTATCACTACGGCCTGGACCGGGGCGTGGAGAACGAGATCATCGTGCTGGCCACCGGGCTGGATCAGTACCTGCAGGAAATCTTCCACCACTTGGACAGCCGGGGGGAGGGCAGCATCCCCGGGCACGACTTCCAGACACTGTGCCAGATcctggggctggacgggggctcgcagggagaggagggggaggagggggcaggcacGGCCGTCCCGGAGCAGCTCACCTTCCGCCAGTTTCACGCCAGACTCTGCGGCCATTTCAGCACCAGGGCGGGCTGCCGCTACCAGACGGGCCGCCTGCTGGTGGGGAAGGAGAGCGAGCACATCGAGACCCAGATCCGCCTGAGGAGCCCCGTCCGCCGGAGGAGGAGGCAGGGGGCCGGCTCCTCGGTGCCGCCCGCCGCCGCCCGCTGGGAGGAGAAGCGCAAGCGGGCCTCGTCGCTGGACGGGCGGCGGGGAGGAGGCGCGCCCGGCGGGAGGCAGCAGGACTCCTGCAGCCGGGAGTGTTACGAGGACATCGTGGCCTTGGAAGAGGCGGAAGACAGGATCGCCAAGCTGGAGCTGGAGAACGAGAGCCTGCGGGAGCTGGTGGAGGACATGCGGGCCGCCTTGCAGAGCAGCGACGCCCGCTCGCTCGCCCTCCAGGTGGGGCTGTGCAAGAGCCACGCCGGCCACCGCTCCCAGGACTGCTTCCTGGCCTGGAGCCGCTCGGTCAGCCGCCCAAACCTCCGCGGCGCCCAGAGCCCGGGGCTGCAGAGCGTCCTGCGGGAGGTCGAGCTGATCCGCAGCTCCAGGGACGGGCAGGTGGAAGAGGCGATCAggttcagccaggagatggagagggagctggGCAGGACGCAGGAGGCTCTGCTCAAACTGGAGGAGTGCAACAGGAGCTTGAAGAAAGAGCAGCTGCGGATGAGGGACAGAGTGGAAGAGGCGCGCCAAGCACTATTGGGCAGCCTGGAGAAAGTGAAGGAGCTGGAGGCGAGGGCTAAACAAGTCCCCTCCTTACACAGGAGTGTAACACAACTGGAATCGGAGCTGCAATATTACAGGTAGGACACACAGACTCCCAGAGAATTGCGCACTTCACTTTGTCCCGTAAGGACTGCACAACGCAAACCTTCAAGCACACATTGAGCTAAAACTCAACAGTGACCCAATTTGAGCCAATCTCTAATTGAAGGGAGGGCTTAATGGGTTATACCAATTGTTTAAATGTAGTTAATGTTCCAGTGCAATAATAAGTTAGTGTCATTTGTATTTTAAGTTGGCTCTTTGAGTCACCGAAAACAAAATATTTGAACCTACTTTCAGAGCAAACAGTGGTAGTGTGACTGGAATTTTCACCCAGAGGCACAGGCTGCTGCTAGTGGGATGTCAAATCccacccaccatggcagctgggattGAACGCTACTCTCAGGGATGGTGACCTTGACATTATAATCGattgttgtttaaaaaaaagaaacatctggttcattaatgccctttagggaaggaaatctgtcctgtTTATCTGACCTATTATTGACTctagccccacagcaatgtggttgacctttaaccgacctctgaaatggcccagcaagctggccagttcaaggggaattagggatgggcaacagatgctgacctttccagcgatgctcacatcccataaaatatttttttaaagaaattgaaTCTTCCACAGGCAAATGTACTTCTTACTTTTTAAGATCTGAAATGTCACAGATTATATTGTTTACACGCTTTAATGTAAAACATCCTGCAAGTCCTATCATTTGTTTTCTACTGCCAGCAATCTCCTTCAAGCTCCTTCCTAACCCACTCACCAGCTCTTCCAGTAACAAGTGTAAGGAGATCATAGACCATTTGGGGTCCTCCATTCAGGTGCCTCT
This DNA window, taken from Scyliorhinus torazame isolate Kashiwa2021f chromosome 13, sScyTor2.1, whole genome shotgun sequence, encodes the following:
- the efcc1 gene encoding EF-hand and coiled-coil domain-containing protein 1 → MDGAESCDPYRCPARRTQWVVSALAYHYGLDRGVENEIIVLATGLDQYLQEIFHHLDSRGEGSIPGHDFQTLCQILGLDGGSQGEEGEEGAGTAVPEQLTFRQFHARLCGHFSTRAGCRYQTGRLLVGKESEHIETQIRLRSPVRRRRRQGAGSSVPPAAARWEEKRKRASSLDGRRGGGAPGGRQQDSCSRECYEDIVALEEAEDRIAKLELENESLRELVEDMRAALQSSDARSLALQVGLCKSHAGHRSQDCFLAWSRSVSRPNLRGAQSPGLQSVLREVELIRSSRDGQVEEAIRFSQEMERELGRTQEALLKLEECNRSLKKEQLRMRDRVEEARQALLGSLEKVKELEARAKQVPSLHRSVTQLESELQYYRSEVRKFQFLQPNNQDRRPPLPMYEWKGCLPAHQERRSPTGDTETSAYNIEEQLFRSVEGQAASDEEDEKWTEDQKSQVKEVKKLLTRLCCCGNGCDDKTIRKLLSEFGKIRSDESNGAILELVEKVAKLKEQLVFKEYKTQQMETNMDQLKGSLLCELQQKVDETELLQMELQMLETERVRLSLIEEKLIDVLQLLQQLRDLNVSRRSLGKILLSTLESCNNPQHGKAHILEVLNALYHELAACELLSGKPSEKARSHQSLVNPLLISC